The nucleotide sequence AAGGATGTAATGGTGAAGTGATAGCCAATTGGTTAGCTGGCGCAACGATAGGGTTCATGCCTCGTGCTAAAAAGAAACGTTCAGCGCGTGCTAAATGGTTGGCAGACGTCACAAGCAAAAATGGTTTCTTACCAATTAATTTATCAACTTCATAGGCTTCTTCTTCTGTATCTTTCGGTGTTGATAGTGTGATAGTTTTATCCGCAGGTACACCTAAAGATTGTGCCACCTGAGCCGCTACCTCTGCACTACTTATCTGATTAACACCTGCACCCCCTGTAAAAATCAGTGTCGAATTGGGATTGCGGTAATAAAGTCTTACACCTTCAGCAACACGAAACAAACTATTGTTAAGAAGATTAGAACTTGGTGCCCATTCTGGGTTATAAGTAAATCCACCACCTAAAACAACAATGTAGTTCACATCTTGTTGCGAATTTTCTCGTAATTCATAACGAGCTTGATACTCTTTTTCACTTGGCATTAATAGTGTATCGGCAACAGGTTGTATGCCTAGAATAGTTAACAGAACAAGCGCAACAGTGAGTAGGCTTTTTCCGGTTTTTTGCCAACGTGTAAACCAAAGTAGTGCTAATGCAAAAAAGGCGATTAATAAGAGCAAAGGCAAGGGCATCAGAAAGCCTGCAACATATTTTTTGAGCAAAAACAGCATAAATCATCCTAGATTGAGTGAAATACATGCAATTGATAGTGAAAGTTTAGTGAAAACTAGGGGAATTCCAAGACGTTGTGTCAAAATAGCTAACACAACAACGATTCACTAAGTTTTCATCAATAGAAATAAAGAACCGTTT is from Proteus columbae and encodes:
- the elyC gene encoding envelope biogenesis factor ElyC, translated to MLFLLKKYVAGFLMPLPLLLLIAFFALALLWFTRWQKTGKSLLTVALVLLTILGIQPVADTLLMPSEKEYQARYELRENSQQDVNYIVVLGGGFTYNPEWAPSSNLLNNSLFRVAEGVRLYYRNPNSTLIFTGGAGVNQISSAEVAAQVAQSLGVPADKTITLSTPKDTEEEAYEVDKLIGKKPFLLVTSANHLARAERFFLARGMNPIVAPANQLAITSPLHPWEKYFPSATYFQHSERAWYEFLGSMWQSIKPTGQPATIPENEDHQSDKEKSQ